GTAGACAAAAGATAAAGAGATGGATTTGGACTCGGCATTTATCATTAGTTTTACCACAAAGAACATCTATCAGGGAGAGCCGTGTTAGGTTGTCTACCTGAATTTTTTGTGGGTCACCAATTCCATCATTGAACGAACATATTCACTCCCCATTAACACGCAGCAAATGTTATAAATGAACTTATCAACTAAAAGGATGAGCATGAAGACACCACAGAATCAAGTACAGAGTATCAGAGGTACTCACACTCTGAAGTGCTTCAAGCTTTTTCTGCAAAGCCTCGTGCTCCGCTTGAATACGAAAAGGAACACCATGCTTTTGGTAGACATTGTTCTGGGCCAAATCTTCATCAATATCACTAGCCGTTGTTGCAAAAGGATGGTTTGCAGGAATCCACCTGATTGTCTCCGGGTCAACATCGGGAGGAATTGAATCTCCTTCCTTAAGAAACATGGTTGGTCTCTTCCACTGATACGCCCGAGATCTCCGTTTCTGATGAATATTCTGTTCCTCTTTAGTAAGAGTAACTGGAGCCAACCGATAAACCTTTCCGCACATTTCTACAGACGAATTGCTTTTGTCAACCTTCACCAGTGGATTATTAAAGGGGTCGTTGTATTTTAAAGGTTTTGAActgaaataaaaaaaaggaagattaCAGAGAAAACAATAAGAATATAATGGAAATACAAACAGAACATAACAAACAGAACATAACAAACAGATTAGTATGTTGCAAGGGCAAAGGTTCCAAAGATTTAAATCATACATGCCTCTTCTGTCAGATCTTAGCTGACCTCGCCTGACAAGATCAGCCACTGATCCGGAATGACTGCTCCTCGACTTCCCCATCAAATACACTCTTGCAACAATTGCTAAACAAGCAGTTACAACGCAAAATCCAATTGCAAGACCGTTTCGAGTACATTTGTTCATCTGAGACAGAATAGGTCAAGAGAGTAACCATTAGCCCACCCTTAACACCAAAAACAAAAGACATGATTTGAGCTCAAAGTTCATTCATCAGAGTTTAGGGATTATAACAAAAGGCAATGCACATTGTCGCAAATTCGCATTCAAAACCTGCATCAGTTTATATCAATTCCGTCGACGTCACCATTCATGACGTAACGTAGTT
This region of Cucumis melo cultivar AY chromosome 7, USDA_Cmelo_AY_1.0, whole genome shotgun sequence genomic DNA includes:
- the LOC103493840 gene encoding protein MULTIPLE CHLOROPLAST DIVISION SITE 1, with the translated sequence MAFNWTLQLHSLSFQPYVWVRKPPALSVISQLGLGSKWDGIRYGHLNCNSNRSRIGGKFVIKSAEGSGSTDSGRNVEGEEIVVKSGTGGVASKDYIGKMQEMIALSPPGVFLMNKCTRNGLAIGFCVVTACLAIVARVYLMGKSRSSHSGSVADLVRRGQLRSDRRGISKPLKYNDPFNNPLVKVDKSNSSVEMCGKVYRLAPVTLTKEEQNIHQKRRSRAYQWKRPTMFLKEGDSIPPDVDPETIRWIPANHPFATTASDIDEDLAQNNVYQKHGVPFRIQAEHEALQKKLEALQSEQKLNNLFIDPGSVKEFERPFKSKSKSDEQVEQSSSDLQTGESKPPNSFGGQSSSDEAQNPEV